The following coding sequences lie in one Asterias amurensis chromosome 18, ASM3211899v1 genomic window:
- the LOC139950845 gene encoding uncharacterized protein, with product MDGEEDTTLQGRNAELNSNNNADAEKINEKSTDSSSADEETAGSEEEAAAGDHDNVVGLEKVDATGEDDVKSSTTGNAASKSLADKQFNALFDSLQERANGELAHEQIAEEQEESDEELQDAGNMDDPQHHNIHCDLVTPELSAEDQQKPSSPPKLSHKKQYKKRSPKTDHNKKRSRKLEYQSPVQDVSLHKAIKRKLLPKSNPKVKKQRVNKKKQLQERNIQEDGTWVQCMHSECMKWRYLRDVTDPSLIPEYWVCEKNSDPVYNSCDKSEEDWHYLEFVFTKFTEGSIVWAKMQGYPWWPAMVEEDPDTGTYCEQQDTESYPTQFHVVFLDKNVSRTWLKTSSVRNFEAEENIQTQAKGKSFKNQLSHAVARAKKALSMNIQDRIKTFGFSHTFKGKIVEDSQDTVEGSDKDDSDDETKDEDVELDLEMLGVDVDEILEQAEALLSEAGETIHSLQDTSTTDDFPEKEKRGRKRKKAESESDKKDQKKKKVRSHKEKEKGVKKNKADKKEKKHKSHHHHSKKDKKMAVKEDPQSVTTKKDENQTGDKTTQDIKSNEVNDKEAEPETQNKETKEGNLSPKKTKKRQYKKKATAQVGDQDPNHLSTDGEKGETEGEASSARSKKDEKKIKKQNVKKNQTLESDPNHQKNDTEGEVVQEAVKVKAKKVKEPKVKTSDSETKIKKPRVRKVVAPKQKPEKSTVNLEVASDGKKHIASKDATSTPKAKKRSKKDEAAPKMKPTFKPPSKPKKDILKEMKNAPFQAPLMKAEPSLEKEHKEDILKDVADDNKIVQDGEFNATANDQNSPGNTKTENKPQVQDQSKKSGENDAVKTKEKASKFSIKKKNPTNENSSPVTSIEPTKNSATSSSITEEKSKKLKKKAPPKKFSIKQKPVESANLPSLTPVQQITDESAKIEESDEGRSKPSAEKLDVEKQGLLQKAAPKKFSIKRKEAPADANKKVKNEDSPKVAESRHQEEQSQGVEDDNVLHLDIDEDSLSKDVAMAIEKLEKEVDGDSDDFSMDDLTDWPKDPDPKDEVVEDNPVKLPKLVDGNDVNSQPFVIVEE from the exons ATGGATGGAGAAGAAGACACAACATTACAGGGACGGAATGCAGAGCTAAACTCGAACAACAATGCTGATGCAGAAAAGATAAATGAAAAATCAACTGATTCATCATCAGCAGACGAAGAAACAGCTGGAAGCGAAGAGGAGGCAGCTGCAGGCGATCATGATAATGTGGTGGGATTGGAGAAGGTTGATGCAACTGGTGAG gATGACGTCAAGTCCTCTACTACTGGCAATGCAGCTTCAAAATCACTGGCAGATAAACAGTTCAATGCGTTGTTTGATTCGCTCCAAGAAAGAGCAAATGGAGAGCTGGCTCATG AGCAAATTGCAGAGGAACAAGAAGAATCAGATGAGGAACTCCAGGACGCAGGCAATATGGATGATCCTCAACATCATAACAT ACACTGTGACCTTGTGACACCTGAGCTCAGCGCAGAGGACCAGCAGAAACCTTCAAGCCCACCAAAATTATCACATAAGAAACAGTACAAGAAAAGAAGCCCCAAAACTGATCACAACAAGAAACGTAGCAGGAAACTTGAATACCAGAGCCCAGTCCAAGATG TTTCTCTTCACAAAGCCATCAAACGGAAACTCCTCCCAAAGTCCAACCCCAAAGTCAAGAAGCAGCGTGTCAATAAGAAGAAGCAACTTCAAGAGCGCAACATCCAAGAAGACGGAACATGGGTTCAATGTATGCACAGTGAATGTATGAAATGGCGTTATCTCCGAGACGTCACTGACCCATCTCTGATACCTGAATATTGGGTCTGTGAGAAGAATTCAG ACCCAGTTTACAATTCCTGTGACAAATCTGAAGAGGATTGGCACTATCTTGAGTTTGTCTTCACCAAGTTTACTGAGGGATCCATCGTCTGGGCTAAGATGCAAGGTTACCCATG GTGGCCAGCTATGGTTGAAGAGGATCCAGATACAGGCACCTACTGTGAACAACAAGACACAGAGTCGTACCCA ACACAATTTCATGTTGTGTTTTTGGATAAAAATGTCTCAAGAACATGGCTGAAGACCAGCTCTGTCAGAAACTTTGAAGCAGAAGAAAACATACAG ACTCAAGCTAAAGGCAAGTCATTCAAGAATCAGCTTAGTCATGCTGTTGCCAGAGCTAAGAAGGCACTTTCCATGAACATACAG GATCGCATAAAAACGTTCGGCTTTAGTCACACCTTCAAAGGTAAAATTGTGGAGGACTCCCAAGACACAGTTGAGG GCTCAGACAAAGATGATTCTGATGATGAGACAAAGGATGAAGATGTTGAACTAGATCTTGAGATGCTAGGTGTGGATGTGGATGAGATCCTTGAGCAAGCAGAGGCACTCCTTAGTGAGGCAGGAGAGACTATACATTCCTTGCAAGATACCTCAACAACTGATG ATTTTCCAGAGAAAGAAAAGAGAGGAAGAAAGCGAAAAAAGGCAGAAAGTGAGAGTGATAAGAAAGAccagaaaaagaagaaagttAGAAGTCACAAAGAGAAAGAAAAGGGAGTTAAGAAGAACAAAGCAGACAAGAAGGAAAAGAAACACAAGTCTCATCACCATCACTCGAAGAAAGACAAGAAGATGGCCGTTAAGGAAGACCCACAGTCCGTGACTACCAAGAAAGATGAGAACCAAACAGGTGACAAGACGACTCAAGACATCAAAAGTAATGAGGTAAATGATAAAGAGGCAGAACCTGAGACCCAAAATAAGGAGACAAAAGAAGGCAATCTTTCACCAAAGAAGACAAAGAAACGACAGTATAAGAAAAAGGCCACTGCTCAAGTGGGAGATCAAGATCCAAATCATCTATCAACTGATGGCGAAAAAGGTGAAACAGAAGGGGAGGCGTCGAGCGCCAGGAGCAAGAAGGACGAAAAAAAgatcaagaaacaaaatgtgaaGAAAAATCAAACCCTTGAGAGTGATCCAAATCATCAAAAAAATGATACTGAGGGTGAGGTTGTCCAGGAGGCGGTGAAAGTTAAAGCTAAGAAGGTCAAAGAGCCAAAAGTCAAGACATCTGACAGcgaaacaaaaatcaagaaaCCAAGAGTGAGGAAGGTAGTTGCTCCAAAACAAAAGCCAGAAAAATCAACTGTGAACTTGGAGGTAGCGTCAGACGGTAAGAAGCATATCGCAAGCAAAGATGCAACATCAACCCCCAAGGCTAAGAAGAGGAGCAAGAAAGATGAAGCTGCCCCTAAGATGAAGCCGACATTCAAACCACCTTCCAAACCCAAGAAAGATATACTGAAGGAGATGAAAAATGCACCCTTCCAAGCCCCTTTGATGAAAGCAGAACCGTCTTTGGAAAAAGAGCACAAGGAAGATATTCTAAAGGATGTGGCAGATGATAACAAAATAGTTCAAGACGGTGAATTCAACGCTACAGCAAATGATCAAAACAGTCCTGGGAATACCAAGACCGAAAACAAACCCCAAGTACAGGATCAATCGAAGAAATCAGGTGAAAATGATGCTGTTAAGACTAAAGAAAAAGCCAGCAAATTCAGCATCAAGAAGAAGAATCCAACAAATGAAAATTCTTCTCCCGTCACATCAATTGAACCAACCAAGAATTCAGCAACCTCATCAAGCATCACAGAAGAGAAATCGAAGAAACTGAAAAAGAAGGCTCCTCCAAAGAAGTTCAGTATCAAACAAAAACCTGTTGAGTCAGCTAATCTTCCGTCGCTAACACCTGTTCAGCAAATCACTGATGAATCTGCCAAGATTGAGGAGTCGGATGAGGGGAGGAGTAAACCATCTGCTGAGAAACTGGACGTTGAAAAGCAAGGTCTGCTTCAAAAAGCTGCTCCAAAGAAATTTAGTATTAAGCGAAAAGAAGCACCAGCTGATGCCAACAAAAAGGTAAAGAATGAAGACTCACCCAAAGTAGCAGAGTCAAGACATCAAGAAGAGCAAAGTCAAGGCGTGGAGGATGACAATGTGCTCCATCTTGATATAGATGAAGATTCTCTCTCAAAGGATGTAGCCATGGCAATCGAGAAGCTAGAAAAAGAGGTGGATGGAGATAGTGATGACTTCAGTATGGATGATTTGACAGATTGGCCGAAAGACCCAGACCCTAAGGATGAGGTGGTGGAAGATAATCCTGTAAAATTGCCCAAGCTGGTTGACGGAAATGATGTCAACTCACAGCCATTTGTAATAGTTGAGGAATAA
- the LOC139950344 gene encoding uncharacterized protein, which produces MHFLGEKETQICYSSPRYMATGNINVMASGLADLDKLLQSLEIENKQQQHEIKKEQQQAAVFEAATEKKNFKALQEDTASLNEENKAGHQQFRHNRETYQSLKSHHLALVLNQETAQKDLQELHDKWQVQKPQHERALQHYESIWEQYKAKYEEREAAVKLRKWQQQLAETKERLEDSKGKVKILESAIHETQEKRRSSLKPFRSRNQWIIKIATAWAETRQNRNENEKMQQAIRETERKIQEKKERQLKLQKAQLEEQERKRKIKEAEDKKRLEDQERQKQQQLFQQKQLQQLKEQQQQNQQKLLQPQQHGQQQPEHLLSPPQRIPQSPLQQPATARTTQSQYFQSPLIGHAPSRSTAAASPQQQSTRHPPYLQMPIMASPRQTPVSTSNFSCSTPSYAPQLFTLKMPSESPLKKQRQPQPKLPLAIATQPDGRVPPRQAVPTRKGVEVPREQESQQAKQVSSHTSQIRGDELAKGHVESELLVDQQGDKEMMEECQEISVGSSDTVENPPQTPIEEDPHAEDPSEVAARAFQPPMSPFDLEAHFQNLNEMTKSPGFTFSCRPMFSGEDENDDVSEISRPSAARSSADSFSSQFLQPFFKQPDESPMEAGPSRPQEGGILSLFGGGQGEVNKTKDDQEESPATPFSFNFSSSSPNVKSPSTKSFCLF; this is translated from the exons ATGCATTTTTTAGGCGAGAAAgaaacacaaatttgttataGTTCACCGCGATATATGGCAACAGGAAACATAAATGTGATGGCATCTGGATTAGCTGACCTGGATAAACTTCTGCAGAGTCTTG AGATTGAGAATAAACAGCAGCAGCATGAAATCAAGAAAGAACAGCAACAAGCTGCAG TCTTTGAGGCAGCCACAGAGAAGAAGAATTTCAAGGCGTTACAAGAAGACACAGCAAGTCTGAACGAAGAAAATAAAGCTGGTCACCAACAGTTCCGGCACAACAGAGAAACATACCAGAG CTTAAAGAGCCATCATCTTGCTCTTGTATTGAACCAGGAGACGGCACAGAAAGACTTACAGGAGTTGCATGACAAGTGGCAAGTTCAAAA ACCCCAACATGAGCGGGCACTCCAGCACTACGAGTCCATCTGGGAACAATACAAGGCTAAGTATGAAGAGAGAGAAGCAGCAGTCAAGCTGAGAAAATGGCAACAACAGCTGGCCGAGACAAAAGAACGACTTGAGGACTCCAAAGGCAAGGTCAAGATACTGGAGTCGGCCATCCATGAAACTCAAGAGAAGAGAAGAAGCT CCCTGAAGCCGTTTAGAAGTCGCAACCAGTGGATCATCAAGAT AGCTACAGCCTGGGCAGAAACCAGACAGAATAGAAACGAGAATGAGAAGATGCAGCAAGCCATCAGGGAGACTGAAAGAAAGATCCAAGAAAAGAAAGAGCGCCAACTCAAACTTCAAAAG GCACAGCTGGAAGAGCAAGAGCGcaagagaaaaataaaagagGCAGAGGACAAGAAACGGCTAGAAGACCAAGAGAG ACAGAAGCAGCAGCAGCTGTTCCAACAAAAACAGCTCCAGCAACTGAAGgaacagcagcagcagaatcAACAGAAACTACTGCAGCCGCAGCAACACGGTCAGCAGCAACCTGAACACCTGCTCTCTCCACCTCAACGGATCCCACAGTCACCCCTGCAGCAGCCAGCTACAGCCAGGACCACCCAGTCCCAGTATTTCCAGAGCCCACTCATTGGACATGCTCCTTCTCGTTCAACTGCAGCAGCAAGCCCGCAGCAGCAATCCACACGCCATCCACCTTACCTGCAGATGCCAATCATGGCTTCACCAAGACAAACTCCAGTTAGCACCAGCAACTTCAGCTGCTCAACACCGAGCTATGCACCACAGCTGTTTACACTCAAAATGCCCTCAGAATCTCCACTCAAAAAACAG AGACAGCCTCAACCAAAGTTGCCATTAGCAATTGCAACTCAACCAGATGGTCGAGTACCACCACGCCAAGCAGTCCCTACTCGCAAAGGGGTTGAGGTACCAAGAGAGCAAGAGAGTCAGCAAGCAAAGCAAGTGAGCAGTCACACCAGTCAGATCAGAGGAGATGAACTAGCAAAAGGACACGTAGAGAGTGAGTTGTTGGTGGATCAACAGGGTGACAAGGAAATGATGGAAGAATGCCAGGAGATTTCAGTGGGAAGCAGTG ACACTGTGGAGAATCCTCCACAAACCCCCATCGAGGAGGATCCCCATGCTGAAGACCCAAGTGAAGTAGCCGCCAGAGCCTTTCAGCCTCCTATGAGCCCCTTCGACTTGGAGGCTCACTTCCAGAACCTCAATGAGATGACCAAGTCACCAGGTTTCACATTCTCCTGCAGACCGATGTTCAGCGGAGAAGATGAAAAC gATGACGTATCTGAGATATCACGTCCAAGTGCTGCGCGGTCCTCGGCAGACAGCTTTAGCTCTCAGTTCTTACAACCATTCTTCAAACAGCCTGATGAGAGTCCAATGGAAGCCGGCCCATCAAgaccacaagagggcggtattttATCGCTTTTTGGTGGGGGTCAAGGTGAGGTCAATAAAACCAAAGATGACCAAGAAGAATCTCCAGCCACACCTTTTAGTTTCAACTTCAGTTCCAGTTCCCCAAACGTCAAAAGTCCTTCCACAAAAAGTTTCTGTCTTTTCTAA